In the Augochlora pura isolate Apur16 chromosome 7, APUR_v2.2.1, whole genome shotgun sequence genome, TAACCCAGATGTGGggtataaaagaaattttaggGATAActttaattaagaataaacCTAATTGAGGTATTAGTTTTaggaattttattgtatagaGTAGAATCAGAatatgaaaaaggaaaagaaaagaggagTAGGATACAAATCAGATTCCTAAATTGGCTGAGCGAGGTAAGTATGCAAATTAAAACAGCAACTAGAACAAGAGCTTGGAAATTCAATGAAAGGTAGAAGAAGGGTAGAAGCAGCAAGAAAACATAAGTTAGAAATTGGAAAGCACAAAAAGGTGGAAAGAGTATCTGATGAGGAATGGATTGAATCAACTTAGAATATGacaaaggagagaaagaggaaaagaagtAATAGAAGAACTAAAGAAAGGGACAgagaaatgtaatataagtGCATAAACTCAAGATTCAATCACATGTATAGATTTGAAACAACAATAGAATTACTGGAATATCTCagaaaagaaggaaaggaCAGAAATCAATGATTACTAGCATAAATAAGGGAAAGAACAATATAAAGGTGAAACAGATATTGGGAGAAAGAGGACAGTTAAAGATATGAGCtatgcatttatttgtttggaAACTTAGAGTGTAGGAATTAGAAAGGGATATTAATATAGAGGTAATATATTGAGTGAGGAGGGATCAAAGGAAGTGATAGAATTGCTGAGGACACtgaagaggaaaagaaaataggAAAGATATAGATAACCAAAGAAAAGTAATAGAAGGAAAGCGATATGGATAAATGAATGTCTGGAGCTGTAGAAGTCACTCATGCAAAtagttacataattaaatataacaaaataaagaaatcctTTGTatgtattacattaattaaaggaaataaaattacttttcattAGTACACTGCTTCAATTTGTACAgcaaattatagaaaaactgGTTACAAAAATCTAAGGAAAAGTTATTGTTGTCGCTAATGCTAAGCCTTAACTTTAACCCTATTAAATACATCTGGcatattttaaagagaaagaTTTAAGATCACATAAtccaattgaaaatatttcttagcCAAAACCAAAAATTTTACTTGTTTAAGCAGAATTTTTACATGCGATATTAGCTATTCTGTGCACATTATTATATGTCATAGagagtaaaaaagaaaatactaaCCACTAAATAAATAGGTGAGGATAAGAATtatgatttcatattttttcatagTGAAATGAGGTTCTAACAGAACAGTTTGGCTTTTTTTCTAAAGTCTTTTGAGTGATAACTATATCTTGACATTTATAAACTATTCTTTTGCAATATAAATGAATGTATAcaaagcattttttaaataaagaatgaaacttatacataaaatactttttaaactaatttaagTATATAGCAAATTTGATATACgtacaaattatatagtaCATTTATTAGATAGGgtatataacattttacagTTTAGACTTAGATaagatgaaaattgaattgcaaTTCTAAACTTACCTTCAAAACCTCAATTTCGTTTTCCTGTCGATCTTTAGAAGATTCACAGGACATATTTCTCACAAATTTTTTCACATGGtgttcaattaaaatgataacgTCTGCATgagtttatatttcaaaattttttatgaaatcttCTAAACTATGAAAACAGAACTAATACTCACAAGTACAACAAtagttttattagtttttctatttcaGTAACACATCAAACAAAACTTTTAACATACAACAGTTTCAAAACAGTTCACAAAACTAAATACATTTGCCACTTCCCTTCTACGAATGCTATGAACATCTTACGCATTGATAGGCTAGGGTACTGTGCCATGCACacaaaacattatttatacacatacatatatgtatagctgtatatatatagtataactaTTTACCATATTGGATTAAAATCCCgggaatttcaaaatttcaaacagtGTTGATGGtaacatattattactttattatatgttacGCATCTACAATgctaaatgtttaatattattacatgtttttagtttatataaataatgataaatctACTACCAATATCcacagttaaaatattattacttgttaACACATATAActttaaaagatttattaatatttaaaaaagtaaaagaaacttagaaacaacaattttccTATGATGAGatgtcaaataattaaatatccaataattaaattgaatactttagaaaaatattcttaaaaactagaattctattttctgtttGCTATTATCATTggatacagtataatataatatctcttaaatttaaagtattctattattaaatttaaactgaaaaaattaaaaattaaatataaaagatataattaaacagtATGGtggttatatacatatacacagtatattttttaaattcaattatatgtaattaaaagaGCTCACTAACAAATTTATGTCATCAAGAAAACAATTGTACAAAGTGTATagtacattaataaatattttgagtgtatatttacaaaatgataataaagtaatacatttaattatcttcAAATAGTTTGTTTCAAAAAGTGTCAAATGAAATGTACCCTGTTTCGTGAGGGGCTACTTTTTATGTAAACCCTTTTTTGTAAATTCAATTGACTCATAactttttgatatttaaagatCGTTCAAAGTCATTTAATGTTGTTTATATCTTCGTTAATAatcctaaaaatttcatcttcCTCCAATATTTCATCGTTTCGTATTTAAACATAACGCAATTCGCACTAAAAAAAGTACAGTTTAAACAGcatagaattaatttgaatgaCCTTCAAAgatcaaaatatttagttCAACGAATTGACCTTGAAATGCACTATAcgtttacataaaaaaatacagttctattaaaaaaagatcAAGGTCATCTTAAAATCTTTAAAGTATGTCCACTCAGCAAAACTTtgtaaacattataaattgtcCCTTCAAAACAGAGTCAGTttaatttcacatatttttccaaactatAATTTAGAAGATAATTGAGTACGATACTTCAAATGAAACAcactgtatataaaattaaattaaatatgaccAATGTTAATATGTATGCACATAAGAAACAATCCTTACtagtgtatatttaatataaaatgtgttaaagaaataaaaaacatttaataggTGAACTTAACAATATCcaacttaaataattataaattattaatatatcgtaAATTTATGACTTGCGTCTTAGTTTTAAACTAAGCACGGTTTTGTTGTAAGTTGGCTAAATTGATCAGCATAAATGTATTGTGTCAGTGACATCTTCAAATTGACACCATATGTTACAAATGTATATACTTTATTTGATACCTGTTATCAATGGCCTAACCTGACGTAACATAACCTGTATATTTTGTCTACGTTTAAAGGGTTATATTGTACGTCAAACTGAAACTAGTATTTGACaagaattttttgtaaaaacagTTTCtaaacagttttaaaatttcaaatcctattttttatataaacaaatacaagGTTTAGCTTTATTCTGCTCTAAAATCCGAATGTCTCATTACAGTGTGCTGGCAAAATTTGGATAACGACTGTGTACATaaatcttttcattttaactGTGTAAGAGTTAAATAGTGATTACAAAATGGTTCTCGCAGATTTAGGTCGTAAAATTACATCTGCTTTACGATCTTTAAGCAATGCAACTGTTATCAATGAAGAGGTAAGTATTTATTTCTGAACATAACCTAAACTTTGATTTTGacatacagaaaataataaaaacatttaagcAATATAGACAACACTGTTCTTTTATAATGTTACTATTCATTTGCTTAACGACATTTTTTTCTAAGATAAACAATATAGTTACAAGAAACATAGATTTTTGTTAGtaataagtatttttataaatatctaaatatgaatattaaatgacaTTTTATGCTGtcatattgtaataaatatgttgagttaatatttaaacaaaataatacttCATGAGTTATTTACAAACTATACAGATGATTATAGTTTTAATAGAAGCATTCTAATTAGTTAACATATGTTCTAAATGATTCAATAGATGAGACATTATTTTGCTCAAACaaagtaattatattgtaaataaaaacaatatggTTTCTATAATTGACAATTCAATTATAGAACATGTATATTTGactaacaaataatataatttttatttaaagcttacatattttacatttaaatgaaacagtatttgaattagtttaataaaactgGTTGACTATTAGTAAACCATAATGGATAATATTACCACTGATAATCATTTCAAAAtctctaaataatattgttcaatgACACAGCATCATTAATGTTTTGAAACCAGAAATTGAGATATGACAAATCTGaatttgtactatattattaattaaagcaattcttttaatcttcttATGATGTGATCAGAATAGTATAcctatattgtattaatacatTTGTAGTATACATTGTATGTTTTTTATAAAGGTAGTTATACACATTGTGGTATACCAGAAATGTTCAATCTTTTTATCTATGCCAGAGTTTAAACTATAGCATGCGTGTGAAGCTCACTAGTCTaggtttgaatttttattgaaaaatgtcatGAAATCGTacgtgtaataatatatataaagcaGAACTTTGTCTCTGATATAGAAAGAGCAAGGATTATTATGATCGTTCAAAGAGATTGGCTGCTTATGCTAAATTAGGAAAAAAATCAATGGAATTCGATCCTAATGCTGTTGAAGATACTGTAgtcaaaaaaattaagaagcaatatatataaatagagaaagaaatatggAACACATCATCTTGTACTGATGTCATGGATTAACAAACTAATAGAACTATAGTTTATCTTTATGCTCTCTGCAGTTTATCCTTTGTTTATGAACTCTTACCTTGTGCAGCTATACCTGTGCACCATATAGGTATAACTGTGCAGGTAAACCACATTGTGTTTGGTCAATTTAAGTCTTTCTGTAAAAAGATATGTTTAATTATCATTGTTGAAAAGAACAAATATTACCAGATAGGTATAGTAATGTGTCCATTAATATTgtggtaatatttattattttacttataggTACTTAATTCTATGTTAAAAGAGATATGTGCTGCATTGTTGGAGGCAgatgttaatataaaacttgtaaagaaattaagagaaaatgtGCGTTTCGTTATTGATTTTGATGACATGGCAGGTGGTCTTAATAAGAGGAGAATGATACAAAGTGCTGTGTTTAAAGAACTTGTAAAGGTAACTACAACATGTTATTCTTTATTAGTAAGAgtgttatattgttatttttttatattccaaTAGAATAAGTaagtatacaaaattatcaacattgattttatcaaaataaagagataacaaaatttataatttttatgaacttTACTTTATTGTGACTTGCAATGTTATTATGATTTGTACATTGAGTACtgttcttcttatttttcaaaactatttagagttattctttattttcttaaggAATGCTTGagtttaaatacaaaatacatttaaaaatgtaaattcattaaaaataaaattcacagaagatttcaaatacaattagtagaaatttattcatttttagacATCTCCAATATACCAAATGTGATTTTTTACAGTTGATTGATCCAGGTGTAAAAGCTTATCAGCCTGTAAAAGGAAGACCAAATGTTATCATGTTTGTTGGTTTGCAAGGTTCAGGAAAAACTACCACATGCACAAAACTTGCATAccattatttaaagaaaaattggaaagcATGTTTGGTTTGTGCTGACACATTCCGTGCTGGTGCTTATgatcaaataaaacagaatgCAACAAAAGCTAGGATTCCATTTTATGGGAGGTttgtaaaattacaatttattgtgTTTGTATGTgcaatattgatttaatttttcttgatatattaaatagtgaggcaattaaaaaatacagatatTACCTTTACAAAtgtaagtattatttttttagttacACAGAAGTAGATCCAGTAGCAATAGCACAGGACGGTGtggaaacatttaaaaaagaggGTTATGAAATCATTATTGTCGATACAAGTGGCAGACACAAGCAGGAAGAGTCTTTGTTCGAGGAAATGCTTCAAGTTGCTAATGCTATTGTAAGTCATTCACTAAATATGTGCTTAGTATTGCCCAGTTATGTCACAAATCTGGGGTAAGGTTTTTCTCAATCTTATTTGCCCGTGGATAATCTGGCGAACAAAGTGAAAGATATTGAGAGCGAATgggattatatatataaatgtttattctaagatatggaatatttcatctTGATTTCAATTCACCTAATCATTCAAATAATCATCATTATATTCGACAATCATTTAGACTTCTCTTGTATCGCATTGAAATGAGATAATACTTGAAGTGTtaacttaaatttatttctcagaatatatttaatgtttatttttatattaaatcattcttaataatttgtgttttaatcatttttgtatatttttttttgtatgaaAAGTGAtagcaaaattgtttttagcAACCAGATAATATCATCTTTGTGATGGATGCGACAATAGGGCAGGCTTGTGAAGCTCAAGCAAAAGCTTTTAAAGAACGTGTAAATGTTGGTTCTCTAATCATTACAAAACTTGATGGCCATGCAAAAGG is a window encoding:
- the Srp54k gene encoding signal recognition particle 54k — translated: MVLADLGRKITSALRSLSNATVINEEVLNSMLKEICAALLEADVNIKLVKKLRENVRFVIDFDDMAGGLNKRRMIQSAVFKELVKLIDPGVKAYQPVKGRPNVIMFVGLQGSGKTTTCTKLAYHYLKKNWKACLVCADTFRAGAYDQIKQNATKARIPFYGSYTEVDPVAIAQDGVETFKKEGYEIIIVDTSGRHKQEESLFEEMLQVANAIQPDNIIFVMDATIGQACEAQAKAFKERVNVGSLIITKLDGHAKGGGALSAVAATQSPVIFVGTGEHIDDLEPFKTKPFISKLLGMGDIEGLIDKVNELNLDDNEELLEKIKHGQFTLRDMYEQFQNIMKMGPFSQLMGMIPGLSQDFMSKGSEQESMARLKRLMTIMDSMNDSELDSRDGAKLFSKQPGRIVRVAQGSGVTEKEVKDLITQYTKFAAVVKKMGGIKGLFKAGDMTKNVNSTQMAKLNHQMAKMMDPRVLHQMGGVPGLQNIMKQLQQGGAGGLGNLMGGFGGKS